One Candidatus Aramenus sp. CH1 genomic region harbors:
- a CDS encoding transposase, translating to MVLSQVGAIVNEYGIIAFLVVEYNTSRLYAFHNVKVDRNPRGVVSCPFGRKLHSDVNSALNIMKLGVKKIVNALALSFLFTSRSISLKGE from the coding sequence TTGGTCTTATCGCAAGTTGGCGCTATAGTGAATGAGTACGGCATAATCGCGTTTCTAGTTGTTGAGTACAATACCTCGCGGCTCTACGCCTTCCATAACGTTAAGGTTGACAGAAATCCCAGGGGTGTCGTTAGCTGTCCTTTTGGTCGTAAACTTCACAGCGACGTCAACAGTGCGTTAAACATTATGAAACTAGGAGTGAAGAAGATTGTCAACGCTTTGGCTCTTTCCTTTCTCTTCACATCACGGAGTATCTCCCTTAAGGGGGAGTAA